ACACGCAGCGCGGGAGCAAGAGCCCGCTGCGGAGGAGGGCCAGCACCCCTCTGCCGCGGCCCGGGGCACCGGGTGCGACGCCACGGACCGAGCCCGGGCACCCCCAGCTCGGCCACTCGTCGTCGGAGCCGGGCGGCAGGGCTGCGGCACCCCGGGGCAGCTGGTCCTCCGAGTCCTCGGGCTCGTCGggctgctgggagccccagtACCGCGTGGTGCTGCTGGGAGACCCCGGCGTGGGCAAAACCAGCCTGGCCAACGCCTTCGCCGGCGTCCAGGAGCGGgacctgctggagcagcacgGAGGTGGGTGCCCCACGGCGTGGCGGGGACCCCCTGCAGCGGGGTCGCCCTCCACGGGGCCGGGAGGAGGGGAGGCGGCGTGCGGCTGCGCCCCGTGCTCGGAGGGAGCCCCGTGCGAGGCCCGGGGGAGCCTGGCGGGGTCAGGGGCCAGCGCCGGGTCTCGGCTGCCCGGGGAATTCCGCACCGACCCGGCTCTCCTGGTGTCTTGCAGAAGTGGCGTACGAGCGCACGCTGTCCGTGGATGGCGAGGAGACCACGCTGCTGGTGATAGACGCCTGGGAGCCGGAGCGGCGGgtgcgcggggctggggccgctTCCCCGGGCTGGGAACCACACgagcccctgctgctggggtggctggaggggctggggagggtgTGGGGGATGCCGTGTGCGTACAGCTGCTGCTTCGGGGCCTCTGGGGTCTGCAAAGGTCTCCCTGGGGCTCCTCTGGCTGCGTCCAGGGCTCGCAGAGCGGGACAAGCCCAGTGGGCAGGATGGGGCTCAGGGTCCCCAGTCAGCAGCCATAAAAGCAAATTGCTGGGGTCAAGGGACCCCCGATGGGGGCACCCCTCGGTCTGGGAAGGATGAAGCCTGAGGTCAGCCCTCTGGCCAAAGCGACAGCCTCTAACTGCCTCTGCTTGCCGTGCCCAGGCCTGGGAGGGTGCTCAGCACATCGTCACCCATCTCCGGGGGCTCCCGTGAGGCACCGTGAGCGCAGGAGCAGCCGAGCGTGGCAGGAGCCGTGCGGGTCCCTcggggggaggaaggggctgcgggagggagcGCAGTGCCAGCCCGCTGCGAAATGCAAGGAAACGGTTTGGAAGCGGGGCTGAAGGAGCCAACCGGGCAAATCCACGTGAGGCGGCGCTGCCAGCCAGGGCACGTGCTTAGCAGGCAGAGCCGCGGCCCCGAGAGCCTGGCACGGGGCGTTCCCTCTGCCCCGCGCAGCGCAGGCTTCTCCCTGCCAGCAGTCCCAGCGCAGCATCGCTGCCTCCTCCCAGCGCCCCTGTGCCCTCCTCCCCGAGGGCCACCCCGGGGCTGTGGGTTTCCACAGGAGTCGGGATCGGTCCCtgggagcggggagggagccAGCACCCAGGCTGCACGCAGGCACTGCACCCCCGTGGGCTGGGGCTGCGTTTTCCGTGGATGCCTGCGCTGCCCGGAGAtgcccagccccacagcgcCCTGAGATCAGcctttttatttccactgttgCTCAATCCCAGCTTGCCCAGCCAGGACCAGTGCAGGGCTCGCAGCGCTGTGCCCATGACACTGGCATTGCGCGGCCAAAAGCAGCTCCGGGAGGTGCAGCCTCAGCCCCCTGAGCCAAGCTGAGCCCACAGCCCCAGTTTCTTGCTGATAGAGGAGGAAACTGAACCACCCCAAAAGCCAGGAGCTTTTAAGCTGTTTTAGTAACGGGGCCACACGTCTGCTGCCCATGACGCGGGGGCTGTTGAGGTGCGCTGGCAGGCCCCATCTGTGCCGGGGTGCCTTGCTGGCCCCCCCAGAGCAGTTGGGGATGCCACTGGCCCCCGCAGTGCGGTGACATCCCCTTCCCCATGCGGTGGCAGGGTGAGGAGAGCTGGCACCGCAGCCACTGCCTGCAGGTGGGGAACGCGTACGTCATCGTCTACTCCATCACGGACCACGGCAGCTTTGAGAGCGCCTCGGAGCTGCGCATCCAGCTGCGCAGCATGCGGCAGGCCGAGGACATCCCCATCATCCTGGTGGGGAACAAATCCGACCTGGTGCGGTGCCGCGAGGTCTCCGTTGAAGGTGAGCGTGTCCCGTCCCCGtgtcccgtccccgtccctgtgTCCCACCTCTATCCCTGTgccctgtccccgtgtcccgtccccgtccctgtgTCCCACCTCTATCCCCGTgccctgtccccgtgtcccgtccccgtccctgtaTCCCACCTCTGTCCCCGtgtcccgtccccgtccctgtgTCCCACCTCTATCCCCGTGTCCTGTCCCCGTGTCCCGTCCCTGTCTCTGTGTCCCACCTCTATCCCCTTGTCCCGTCCCCGTGTCCCGTGCCACGGCTTCTACTGTGTCCCCGGACCAGGGGGTGccagcggggccgtgccccctccctgccctccccttgCAGAGGGCCGTGCCTGCGCCATGATGTTCGACTGCAAGTTCATCGAGACGTCGGCGGCCCTGCAGCACAACGTGGCCGAGCTCTTCGAGGGGGTGGTGCGGCAGCTGCGCCTGCGCCGCGAGGGCAAGGAGGCCGGCGCGCACCCCGCGTCTGTCCACAAGCGCAAGGAGAGCCTCACCAAGAGGGCCCGGCGCTTCCTCGACAGGCTGGTGgccaggaacagcagcaagGTGGCCCTCAAAGTCCGCTCCAAGTCCTGCCACGACCTGTCCGTGCTCTGAGAGCCGCCGCGTACCCGTCCCACCGGACTTGGAGGCTGGGGGCTCCCCTCTGCCATCAGCGTGGCCAGCAGCTCCGCGGGTGCAAGGAGAGACCGCAGGGGCCGGAGCGATGCTGAGGACACGGAGCTGTTTTAACTGGTGCTGATGGACACACGGGGTGCTCTGGATCCGGCCGCTACCCCTCCAGGAGAGGGGCTGAGTGGGGCTGGGTCCCCCGAGCTGCACGTGTGGGACGGGCACCTGTGCCTTGGGGGTGGGAGCCCGGCTGCCCCGTGCTCCGGGGGGCCAGGCCGTGTCCCTGCAGGGCCGGAGCCGTGCTGGAGGCTGCCGGCAGCTCTGCCGGTCGTGGTCGTGGCACCCGTCCTTCGTGGGGCAGCAGGGGGTGGCGAGGGCACCGCAGCggcacccccggcccctctGCGCCTGGGTTTTGCGCTGCGTCTCCCTAGCACTGGCGTTCTTCTGACTGAggtttttctgctgtctttgtaCTGGTGCGATGGGGAAACCCCTGGATCCACAGAATAAACACCATCTGGGATGTGCCGCTCTGGTCTCTGCTGGGTCCCTGCCGTGGGGAGCTGCGGGCTGGGGATGCgtggccagagctgagcacgGTTCCGGGGCCGgggccctgcctgctgctgtggctgggtCTGGGCAGCTCCGGCTTCGTCAGCCCAAACAGCTCGGGGCAGGGAGAGCCTCAGCCTCCGGCCAGGCTTCCTCCAGCCACCATTTGGCCAAGTCTCAGTCCCTCACccagtggtcacagcaccacCCCCGGCAATGGCAGAAGCCCCTGGCCCcctgcacctccctgctccGGGCCGGCTCCAGAAAAGCCTCTGGGaagggctcagcaccagctcccGTTGCTGAGGTGCAGGTTTTGAGCCCCTGTGCAGGATTCAAACCCCTGCGGGAGccacagcctgggctgggagcCAGGCCCCGGGCAGCCCTCGGTGccctgggaaggggcagaggcACCAGAGGGGACGTGCTGGGGTGCAGCAAGCAGCGAGCGACCCCGGGCACCCGGGGAGGCGACGCCGGAGCCGGTTGTTTTTGGGCTGCGCTGCCGGCGAGCGGCCGGGACGCCGCGGGGGAGCCAGCTCGGCAGCCCCGGGCCCGGCGCCAGGGAGGCTCCGCGgtgccctccctgcctggctcGGGTCAGGAGTTTCCACTCGTTCCACATCCCGAGCGTGGGGAGCCGCTGGTGGCGGGCACggtgcagctggggaggaaccGAGGGCTCACGAGGATGGGGCTGTGCCCGTGCTTGTGAGAAATTTGTCTCTCCTCCTCGCCCCAGCAGTGACGGCGGTGCTGATGctctctccttgctgctgctctggctctgACTCCTCTGCCCGGGCACTGCCCTGGAGCTCCccgtgccccagcccctggtgctgctggacgCGGTGCTGTGGGTGATGCTGGGCTCCGGGGCTGCACGGTGCCTGTCCGTCcgtcctgcagctgcagccggcatttcctgcagcaggaggcaagcggggggggggggggtaggggggggggggggctgcgggatgGAAAGTTGGCAGCCGGCAGTGAGGGGAGTGGAAAGAATGAGCTCAAACCCAGAAAAATGCGGCCGCGCTggagggtgggaggagaggCCAAGGGGGGGGCCACGGCGAGGAgctgggaaagggaggaaggaaggaaggaggcgCTGGCGGggggccaggggctgcctgCGGCCCCCAGCTGGGCCCCCACCTGGGCCAGGTACTGCCAGGGCTCGGCAGCTCCGGCCCCTCCAGCAAGAACTCTCGgggctgccacctccctgccgGCCGGCCCAGCGCCATCGGTCCCGGTGCCACCCATCCCTGCATGGCCGCTGTCCCCGGTGCCACCTCCCCCGGCCCGAGCTGCTCCCCGTTTGTCCCCGCGCCATGCCCCCGGTGCCACCCCGGAGAGCCGTCCGTCCCAGCGCACGCCACTCTGCTCGCTGCCTCCCCGTGCCGGGGGACCCCGGTGGCTGGTGGCCGGCACGTGGCCGCGGTGGGACCAGGTCCTGTGCcggtccccagcccctggggcacacGGGGTGCCCGGTGGCCTGACCACCAGCCCTCTTGCTCATCTCCCACTTCTCCAGGGTCCGCTGCCGGGGATGTTTTAGGATCAAGGGCCCGCACCCAAAGCgtttttccccccccccggtgcccccatCTGCTGCCAccacggggccggggccggagcAGCCTCCCCGGCACGGGGCGAGTTAAAGGCTGGCTCGAGCGTGTCGCAGCGCATCTTCTCATGGGGAGCTGCCAAGAAAAGCACAAGGGAGGAGGGCGGCCGCTTCCCCGCGCACCACAGGGCCAGGTCCTGCCCTTGGTCCCCGCAGGACGGCTGGGAAGTCCCTCCTGCTTTCCCAGCCAGAGCCGCTCGTGCAGAAAAGCCCCACGGCCGCTGCGTGGGGAGCAGCCCCTCAGCCAGGTCCCTGCCTCCGTGCCGAGaccccagccccgagcccggcgcttgcagccccagcaccagacCGAGGGCACCCAGCGGGGAGCTGAGGCGTCCGCAGCAGAAGCTCGCAACCTCAGGGCTGCTTTGGAGCGGGGCCGTAAAGGtcttttgaaggtttttttgaTAAAAGGCTCAGCAGTGCATTTCTGCTGCTATTTTGGGTTCTGGTCTAACAACGTGCTGGAAGGACAGGAGCAGCTCCCGGCCCTGCAGCCTTCGGTTCGGGCTCTCCCCGGGCTCAGAGGCTGCCCCCGTTAACCTCAGCCCTGCCCAGAGCCAGCACCAAGCTCGCAGCCCATCTGATAGCACGAGCAGAGATTTTCCTGCAAAGAGGGGCTTGCGGAGGGCTCCTGGGCACAGGGCACAGcaccttccctgcctcctctcGGGGTATCCCCAAGGAGGCATCCCCAGAGTTTGGTGCAAAAGGAGCAGAATTTGACACCttgcctccctgccctcccgcACCAGCGCCCGGGGCCGTGCCTGGCTGGGTGGGATCTCATGGGATGCTCAAAGAGTCTTCAACAACGGGGACACATCCGAGCAGCAGGGGCACGTTACTGCTTCCCGGGGTGACAGGGAACAGAAGTGGAGATGCTGCCTGTGCTCCTTGACAGAAACCAGATTCGAAGGAGAGACGTGAGGGGGTTCCTGCAGAGGGCTCCAGGTAGCAGCGGGAGCTGTCCCCAAAACGTGCAGCGCCCAGAGAGACACCAGGGCGTGCGGGGACTGATTTAGGGGACGAGTAGGCACCTGTAGGCATCGGTGAGGGGCTGGTACGGGGGCTTCTGGCTTTGCTGTGGCCACCTGGGGACCGCCTCCCGTGCCATGCCGCAGGGTGGGACATAGCGGGGCGCACTGTCCCTgtggctgtgtgctgctgacCCCGGTGCTCGTCCTTCTCCTTGTGGGAGCATCGGTGACACCGAGAGGACAGCACCCCGGGCAGGAGGCCAGCCCCGGAGCAAGGCACATCGGTGCTCCCCAGAGGCCTTTTCATCTCCCCACTGCCTGAAATACGAAACTATGAATCACCCCAGGTcctgaaatagatttttttttttttaaagagaaaaatatattaaaaaaaaaaagttaaagcgTGCCTTGTCTCCCTGCTgtgctcccttcccctgcccacgGCTCGGCTCCAAGCCAGTCCCCGGGCCAGCGGAGGCGTTGGCCGAGGGGGGGCCATGCCTGCACCAGCCGTGCTGGGGACCCCTTGCTGCCACCCCAGGGGAGacctggggagcaggcaggaaagTGGGGACATGGCGGGACCCCAGCGGTGGCACAAGGACACGCCGCAGGTTCAGGTTGATTTCACCACGTAAAAACATGCAACTGTCAGAAACGGCTGAATTTACAGAATTTACAGGCTGCGGGAAGAGTGAAACCCTGCCGCACGCAGCCCGGAGCTGCTGCTTTGCGCTGGGTAAAACCCCATTTCCCACAGTGACTCACTATGAGAGACCTCCTCCTGCTGAAAGGCAGGGGCAGCACCGCTTAACCTTCGTGTTTTAGCCTTTGCTGCCGAGCAGCCTCTCCTGCCAGATGGAAAGGACACGT
This genomic window from Cygnus olor isolate bCygOlo1 chromosome 16, bCygOlo1.pri.v2, whole genome shotgun sequence contains:
- the LOC121079271 gene encoding translation initiation factor IF-2-like — protein: MAAVPGATSPGPSCSPFVPAPCPRCHPGEPSVPAHATLLAASPCRGTPVAGGRHVAAVGPGPVPVPSPWGTRGARWPDHQPSCSSPTSPGSAAGDVLGSRARTQSVFPPPRCPHLLPPRGRGRSSLPGTGRVKGWLERVAAHLLMGSCQEKHKGGGRPLPRAPQGQVLPLVPAGRLGSPSCFPSQSRSCRKAPRPLRGEQPLSQVPASVPRPQPRARRLQPQHQTEGTQRGAEASAAEARNLRAALERGRKGLLKVFLIKGSAVHFCCYFGFWSNNVLEGQEQLPALQPSVRALPGLRGCPR
- the REM1 gene encoding GTP-binding protein REM 1; its protein translation is MTLNTQRGSKSPLRRRASTPLPRPGAPGATPRTEPGHPQLGHSSSEPGGRAAAPRGSWSSESSGSSGCWEPQYRVVLLGDPGVGKTSLANAFAGVQERDLLEQHGEVAYERTLSVDGEETTLLVIDAWEPERRGEESWHRSHCLQVGNAYVIVYSITDHGSFESASELRIQLRSMRQAEDIPIILVGNKSDLVRCREVSVEEGRACAMMFDCKFIETSAALQHNVAELFEGVVRQLRLRREGKEAGAHPASVHKRKESLTKRARRFLDRLVARNSSKVALKVRSKSCHDLSVL